A stretch of the Lactuca sativa cultivar Salinas chromosome 9, Lsat_Salinas_v11, whole genome shotgun sequence genome encodes the following:
- the LOC128128387 gene encoding uncharacterized protein LOC128128387, which yields MFRDEYVPQVERERLAQEFLTLKQGTESVTVITKMFHERTMFCPEHVSTEQAHMSQYLSILRQDIREFVANSSYRTFSELQENARKREIELETQAREEAESQGRDRRPAQSQPTAKRARPADPKSGSQKGRTCGKCGNGHDGVCRAGSCYKCGKEGHMAMDCPKGFAVCFHCNQTEHRKAECPQLRGSAQGSAPAAIRATESRPVKTEAPRARGRAFQLTAEEVRASPDVVAGTFLVNSVPALVLFDSVASLSFVSLAFSQHISLSCEALSCPLRVSIADERVIYATEVIRECVFEIFGVEFPIDLVPIVMGDVCVIVGMDWLSRFSAVIYCEQQSVTIRDPSGGVLTVYDEGTRSGSAFCSAARARQCLQQGCKGFVAYVMDSRVDSERPRSVEEVPIVREFPDVFPEELPGEPPVRQVEFSIDLVPGAAPIAKVPYRLAPPEMQELSSQLQELLGKGFIRPSNSPWGAPILFVKKKDGSHRMCIDYRELNKLTVKNRYPLPRIDDLFDRLQGASWFSKIDLRSGYHQVMF from the exons atgttccgagacgagtacgttccccaggtggagagggagcgtttggcccaggagtttctgaccctcaagcagggtactgagtctgttacggtgattaccaagatgttccacgagaggacgatgttctgccctgagcacgtgtctactgagcaggcacatatgagccaatatttgagtattttgagacaAGACatccgggagttcgtggcgaactcctcgtaccggacattttccgagcttcaggaaaatgcccggaagagggagattgagctggagactcaggctagggaggaggcggagtctcaggggagggatcggcgaccggcacaatctcagccgacagccaagcgggccagGCCTGCTGATCCCAAAtcggggagccagaagggccgcacttgtgggaagtgtggcaatggtcatgatggagtttgcagggctggatcttgctacaagtgtggcaaggaggggcacatggccatggactgccccaaggggtttgcagtgtgttttcactgcaaccagaccgaacaccggaaggcagagtgtccgcaattgcgaggatcagctcagggatctgcccctgccgccatcagagctaccgaaagtcggccagtgaagaccgaggcgccgagagcacgagggagagcttttcagttgaccgcggaggaggtccgcgcatcgcccgatgtcgtggctg gtacttttcttgtgaattctgtacctgccttggtgttatttgactcggttgCGAGTCTGTCTTTTgtgtctttggcttttagtcagcatatcagtctTAGTTGTGAGGCGTTGAGTTgtcctctgagagtttccatagctgacgagagagtgatatatgccacggaggtaaTCCGCGAGTGCGTATTCGAGATCTTCGGAgtcgagttcccgattgatctggttcctattgtaATGggcgatgtctgtgtcattgtgggcatggactggttgagcagattcagtGCAGTTATCTATTGCGAGCAACAGtcggtgactatacgagaccctagtgggggagttcttacagtgtacgatgagggtacccgttctgggtcagcgttttgttcggccgctagggcgaggcagtgtctacagcagggttgtaagggttttgtggcatatgtgatggactcgagggttgattcagagaggccgaggtcagttgaggaggttccaatagtgcgcgagtttccggatgtatttccagaggagttgcctggtgagcctcccgtgaggcaagtggagttcagtatcgatttggttccgggagccgcgcctatcgccaaggtgccttatcgccttgcacctccagagatgcaagagttatcctcgcagcttcaggagctgttgggaaaggggtttattcggccgagcaactcgccatggggagcgcctatcctttttgtcaagaagaaggatggttcacaccggatgtgcattgattaccgggagttgaacaagctgacggtcaagaaccgttatccgttgccaaggatcgatgatttgttcgaccggttacagggagcatcttggttctccaagattgatttgaggtctggatatcatcaggtgatgttttga